A genomic stretch from Flavobacterium sp. KS-LB2 includes:
- a CDS encoding PLP-dependent cysteine synthase family protein, which produces MKKEINAYNNVLELIGNTPLIKLNKVTEELEGNFYAKVEAFNPGHSSKDRIALYIIEEAEKKGILSPGDTIIETTSGNTGFSLAMVSIIKGYNCILAVSSKSSKDKIDMLRSLGAKVYVCPAHVSADDERSYYNVAKRLHEETKGSVYINQYFNQLNIDAHYKSTGPEIWKQTNGQITHLIACSGTGGTISGTAKFLKEQNPNIKILGVDAFGSVLKKYHETREFDNDEIYPYRIEGLGKNLIPSATDFDLIDKFMKVTDEESAHSAREIVKKEGLFVGYTSGAVMQAIKQYAEDGEFDENSNVIAIFPDHGSRYMSKVFSDDWMNEQGFFDSINEEEAQKIEFIK; this is translated from the coding sequence ATGAAAAAAGAAATAAACGCTTACAATAATGTCTTAGAATTAATAGGTAATACTCCACTTATTAAGCTTAATAAAGTCACGGAAGAGTTAGAAGGTAATTTCTACGCAAAAGTAGAAGCTTTTAATCCGGGGCATTCCTCAAAAGACAGAATAGCATTATATATTATAGAAGAAGCCGAAAAGAAAGGAATTTTATCTCCAGGTGATACCATTATCGAGACTACATCAGGTAATACTGGATTTAGTTTAGCGATGGTAAGTATTATTAAAGGATATAATTGTATTCTAGCAGTTAGTTCTAAGTCATCTAAAGATAAAATTGACATGTTGCGTAGTTTGGGAGCAAAAGTATACGTTTGTCCTGCCCATGTATCTGCTGATGATGAACGTTCGTATTATAATGTAGCCAAAAGATTGCACGAAGAAACAAAGGGTTCGGTTTACATCAATCAATATTTTAATCAATTGAATATTGATGCACATTATAAATCTACCGGGCCAGAAATTTGGAAACAAACAAATGGTCAAATTACGCACTTGATTGCATGTAGTGGAACAGGTGGAACAATTTCGGGAACTGCAAAGTTTCTAAAAGAACAAAATCCAAACATAAAAATTCTAGGTGTTGATGCTTTTGGTTCAGTATTAAAAAAATACCATGAAACTAGAGAATTCGATAACGATGAAATTTATCCTTATAGAATTGAAGGTTTGGGTAAAAATTTAATTCCATCAGCTACTGATTTTGATCTTATTGATAAGTTCATGAAAGTTACAGATGAAGAAAGTGCCCATTCTGCCAGAGAAATTGTTAAAAAAGAAGGTTTATTCGTGGGATATACATCTGGAGCAGTGATGCAAGCTATTAAACAATATGCTGAGGATGGAGAATTTGATGAAAACAGTAATGTAATTGCTATTTTTCCTGATCATGGATCTCGTTATATGAGTAAGGTATTTAGCGATGATTGGATGAATGAACAAGGTTTCTTTGATAGTATCAATGAAGAAGAAGCTCAAAAAATTGAATTTATTAAATAG
- a CDS encoding YebC/PmpR family DNA-binding transcriptional regulator, producing the protein MGRAFEFRKGRKMKRWSAMAKAFTRIGKDIVMAVKEGGPNPEANSRLRAVIQNSKAVNMPKDNVERAIKKATDKDTANYKEVLFEGYAPHGIAILVETATDNNNRTVANVRSYFNKCNGTMGTQGSVEFMFDHTCNFRIPANGIDPEELELELIDFGAEEVFEDEDGILIYAPFGSFGTIQKELENRGLEILSSGFERIPQITKKLTEAQVADVEKLIEKLEEDDDVMNVYHTMEEE; encoded by the coding sequence ATGGGAAGAGCGTTTGAGTTTAGAAAAGGAAGAAAAATGAAACGTTGGTCGGCAATGGCCAAAGCATTTACCAGAATAGGTAAAGATATTGTGATGGCTGTAAAAGAAGGCGGTCCAAATCCTGAGGCCAACTCAAGATTAAGAGCTGTTATTCAAAATTCAAAGGCAGTAAATATGCCTAAGGATAATGTTGAACGTGCGATCAAAAAAGCTACCGATAAAGACACTGCCAACTATAAAGAAGTTTTATTTGAAGGATATGCACCTCATGGAATTGCAATTCTAGTTGAAACTGCTACTGACAATAACAACAGAACTGTTGCAAATGTTAGAAGTTATTTTAATAAATGCAATGGAACTATGGGAACCCAAGGTTCAGTTGAATTTATGTTTGACCATACTTGTAATTTCAGAATTCCAGCAAACGGAATCGATCCTGAAGAATTAGAATTAGAGCTAATTGATTTTGGTGCTGAAGAGGTTTTTGAAGATGAGGATGGTATATTGATTTATGCTCCTTTTGGAAGTTTCGGAACTATACAAAAAGAATTAGAAAATAGAGGACTAGAAATCCTTTCTTCTGGATTTGAGAGAATCCCTCAAATTACGAAGAAACTTACTGAAGCTCAAGTAGCCGACGTAGAAAAATTGATTGAAAAATTAGAAGAAGATGATGACGTTATGAACGTATACCATACAATGGAAGAAGAATAG
- a CDS encoding LIC11966 family surface protein, whose product MKITFTLLLFLMSITFSNAQEFKTPVDYLNYIGKETDAISRTTWKYTSAVAHSKNARRIDVTRKTLVKSIQNATKKIEALKEGYKGDVEYKNQLLAYLAISEKQINQEYDKIIDMQEVAEQSYDFMEAFIMARDLVNAKINEEVDKLNANQKIFANKYGIQISEDQSELSKKMKLSNEVFENHTQLYLIFFKVNFTESVLLKAIAQNDLNAIQQNSNALEQYSNEGLDKLKTFKAYKNDLMLVNATKKALEFSKKEALEFSPKVVAFMMLNQKFQESKKTMDNKSAPTRSKEEVDNFNKLVNELNKEVGNYNAINNKFNTERSNVINNWDVTGTNFISKHVPID is encoded by the coding sequence ATGAAAATAACCTTTACTTTGTTACTATTTTTAATGAGTATTACTTTTTCAAATGCTCAAGAATTTAAAACTCCAGTTGATTATTTAAATTATATTGGCAAAGAAACCGATGCCATTTCTAGAACAACATGGAAATATACCTCAGCAGTTGCGCATAGTAAAAATGCCCGAAGAATTGATGTAACTCGCAAAACATTAGTAAAGAGTATTCAGAATGCAACAAAAAAAATTGAAGCTTTAAAAGAAGGTTATAAAGGCGACGTTGAGTATAAAAATCAACTGCTCGCGTATTTGGCGATATCTGAAAAACAGATTAATCAAGAATACGACAAAATAATTGACATGCAGGAAGTGGCTGAGCAATCTTATGATTTTATGGAAGCTTTTATTATGGCAAGAGATTTAGTCAATGCAAAAATCAATGAAGAAGTAGATAAATTGAATGCTAATCAAAAAATATTTGCTAATAAATACGGAATCCAAATTAGTGAAGACCAAAGTGAATTGAGTAAAAAAATGAAATTATCAAACGAAGTTTTTGAAAACCACACCCAATTGTACCTGATCTTTTTTAAAGTAAATTTCACCGAATCCGTTTTACTTAAAGCCATTGCTCAAAATGATTTGAACGCCATACAACAAAACAGTAATGCGCTTGAACAATATTCGAATGAAGGGCTAGATAAATTAAAGACATTTAAAGCCTATAAAAATGATCTAATGCTGGTAAATGCTACCAAAAAAGCATTGGAATTTAGTAAAAAAGAAGCCCTAGAATTTAGTCCTAAAGTGGTGGCTTTTATGATGCTCAATCAAAAATTTCAGGAGAGTAAAAAAACAATGGATAACAAATCTGCTCCTACCAGATCTAAGGAAGAAGTAGATAATTTCAATAAATTAGTAAACGAGTTGAACAAAGAAGTGGGGAATTACAATGCTATTAATAACAAATTCAACACAGAACGTTCAAATGTGATTAATAACTGGGATGTAACAGGAACAAATTTTATTTCAAAACACGTTCCAATTGATTAA
- a CDS encoding carboxy terminal-processing peptidase, translated as MKKLSLALLLTTFSLLGQNEVKTCETLSKINALIQREHYQPKPIDDSLSVFVFDSFLDVLDANRNLFTKIEYEKLCKHRLQLDNSILQNNCAFMSDFVTVYKSALNRKKKVLEKLQKEVFDYTTNDSVKFSKKKFPFDLVLTDIERVWRKRIKYDILEDISKLSPNLDSLTPHFTKLEKTSKAKIFDTNLCKVNSILEDTNRLENDLQNNFLNIFCTYFDPHSNYFSMDAKSSFMSGLSTSNLSLGLNIGFNEKEEIIIEEIVPGGPAAKTDKFEKDDVILKVSNTKGDEYSVSCTSMEKIGELILSDSNVEIELTIQKKNGTIQSVRLRKQVMKATENAVFSYIAEAKSKIGYINIPSFYSNFDGYSIQGCADDVAKEIVKLQKDNVEGLVIDLQNNGGGSMEEAMKLAGMFLDIGPISVLVDNKSKQTILKDGNRGSAYNGPIVLLINGNSASASEFFAASMQDYNRAIIIGSTSLGKASMQTILPLDQNNQQDFVKLTIEKFYRITGDSHQIKGIVPDIALPVLFDSIIQREISFKTALKYDVITTKARFNPFSKTLFPKIIELSNSRIKNTSRFNEISLANEQINALYNNPKKPTRLTFKDVFNDIHEIDPIWKKVKKIVESESNNTISNNSFDLEQLKFDVFQQEINRYKIKEVKNNPYLEEAIAILNDYKNLNK; from the coding sequence ATGAAGAAACTTTCACTTGCATTGTTACTCACAACATTTTCACTTTTGGGTCAAAATGAGGTGAAAACTTGTGAAACACTTTCTAAAATAAATGCGTTAATACAACGTGAACATTACCAACCAAAACCGATAGACGACAGTTTATCGGTTTTTGTTTTTGATAGTTTTTTAGATGTTTTAGATGCTAACCGAAACTTATTTACGAAGATTGAATATGAGAAACTATGCAAACATAGGCTTCAATTGGACAATTCTATTTTACAAAACAACTGCGCTTTTATGAGTGATTTTGTTACTGTTTATAAATCAGCGCTGAATCGAAAAAAGAAAGTTTTAGAAAAACTACAAAAAGAAGTTTTTGATTACACAACGAATGACTCCGTAAAGTTTTCGAAGAAAAAGTTCCCATTTGATTTGGTTTTAACGGATATAGAAAGAGTTTGGAGAAAGAGAATTAAATATGACATCCTAGAAGATATTTCTAAATTGAGTCCTAATTTAGATTCACTCACTCCTCATTTTACAAAACTCGAAAAAACTTCTAAAGCAAAAATATTTGACACTAACTTGTGCAAAGTAAATAGTATTCTTGAAGACACTAATCGATTAGAAAATGACCTTCAAAATAATTTTTTGAATATTTTTTGCACCTACTTTGATCCTCATTCCAATTATTTTTCAATGGATGCCAAATCTAGTTTCATGTCTGGTTTATCAACGAGTAATCTTTCATTGGGATTGAATATTGGATTTAATGAAAAAGAGGAAATTATTATCGAAGAAATTGTCCCAGGTGGCCCAGCTGCTAAAACAGATAAGTTTGAAAAAGACGATGTAATACTCAAAGTATCCAATACAAAAGGAGACGAATATTCCGTTTCTTGCACATCAATGGAGAAAATTGGAGAATTGATTTTATCTGATTCGAATGTAGAAATTGAATTGACCATTCAGAAAAAAAATGGAACTATACAATCTGTACGCCTGAGAAAGCAAGTAATGAAAGCCACTGAAAATGCTGTTTTCAGTTATATTGCCGAAGCAAAATCAAAAATAGGCTACATCAATATTCCAAGTTTTTATTCCAATTTCGATGGATATTCTATTCAAGGATGCGCTGATGATGTTGCCAAAGAAATTGTGAAGCTTCAAAAAGATAATGTTGAAGGTTTAGTAATTGACCTCCAAAACAATGGCGGCGGATCAATGGAAGAAGCCATGAAATTAGCGGGAATGTTTCTAGATATTGGTCCAATATCCGTTTTGGTTGATAATAAAAGTAAGCAAACTATTTTAAAAGATGGAAATCGTGGTAGTGCTTATAATGGTCCAATCGTGTTGTTAATAAACGGAAATTCAGCATCAGCAAGCGAATTTTTTGCAGCGTCAATGCAGGATTATAACAGAGCAATTATTATAGGAAGTACGTCACTAGGCAAAGCTTCTATGCAGACCATTTTACCATTGGACCAAAACAATCAACAAGATTTTGTAAAACTAACCATTGAAAAATTCTATAGAATTACTGGTGACAGTCATCAAATAAAAGGAATTGTTCCTGATATTGCGCTTCCCGTTTTGTTTGACAGTATCATTCAGCGAGAAATCAGTTTTAAAACCGCTTTAAAATATGATGTGATTACGACTAAAGCAAGATTCAATCCGTTTTCTAAAACCCTCTTCCCAAAAATAATCGAATTAAGTAATTCAAGAATCAAAAACACATCTCGTTTCAATGAAATCAGTTTAGCAAACGAGCAAATAAATGCACTTTATAACAATCCCAAAAAACCAACCCGTTTGACATTTAAAGATGTTTTCAACGACATTCATGAAATTGATCCCATTTGGAAAAAAGTCAAGAAAATTGTGGAAAGTGAAAGCAACAATACGATTTCGAATAATTCCTTCGATTTAGAACAATTAAAATTTGATGTTTTCCAACAAGAAATTAATCGATACAAAATAAAAGAAGTCAAAAACAATCCTTATTTAGAAGAGGCTATAGCCATATTAAACGATTATAAAAATTTGAATAAATAA
- the gcvT gene encoding glycine cleavage system aminomethyltransferase GcvT → MKNTALTHIHESLGAKMLPFAGYNMPILYEGVNAEHETVRNAVGVFDVSHMGEFLLTGPNALALIQKVTSNDASTLTIGKAQYSCLPNNDGGIVDDLLVYKMKDEQYLLVVNASNIDKDWDWISAQNDLGVEMKNLSDDYSLLAIQGPKAVEAMQSLTSKDLSAIPYYHFEVGDFAGIENVIISATGYTGSGGFEIYCKNSEVEQIWNKVFEAGAAFGIKPIGLAARDTLRLEMGFCLYGNDINDTTSPLEAGLGWITKFNKEFTNSENLKKQKEAGVIKKLVAFEMQERAVPRHDYEIVNASGNVIGIVTSGTMSPSMNKGIGLGYVTVENSALESDIFIRIRKNDVPAKVVKLPFYKK, encoded by the coding sequence ATGAAAAATACTGCGCTTACGCACATACACGAGAGTTTGGGAGCAAAAATGCTTCCGTTTGCCGGATATAATATGCCCATTTTATATGAAGGCGTGAATGCGGAACATGAAACGGTGCGCAATGCCGTGGGTGTTTTTGACGTATCTCACATGGGTGAATTCCTGCTTACGGGTCCAAATGCATTGGCATTAATCCAAAAAGTGACTTCAAATGATGCTTCGACTTTAACGATTGGAAAAGCGCAATATTCTTGTTTGCCAAACAATGATGGTGGAATTGTAGATGATTTGCTGGTTTATAAAATGAAAGACGAGCAGTATTTATTAGTCGTAAATGCCTCGAATATTGACAAGGATTGGGATTGGATTTCGGCTCAAAATGATTTGGGTGTCGAGATGAAAAACCTTTCGGATGATTATTCATTATTGGCAATTCAAGGACCAAAAGCCGTTGAAGCGATGCAATCCTTGACTTCAAAAGATTTATCTGCGATTCCATATTACCATTTTGAAGTGGGTGATTTTGCCGGTATCGAAAACGTAATTATTTCGGCTACAGGATATACTGGTTCTGGAGGTTTTGAGATTTATTGTAAAAATTCAGAAGTAGAACAAATTTGGAATAAAGTTTTTGAAGCGGGTGCAGCATTTGGCATCAAGCCAATTGGTCTTGCGGCTCGTGACACGTTGCGATTGGAAATGGGTTTTTGTTTGTACGGAAATGATATCAACGACACGACATCGCCACTGGAAGCTGGTTTGGGATGGATTACGAAGTTCAATAAAGAATTCACGAATTCAGAAAACCTAAAAAAACAAAAAGAAGCAGGAGTTATTAAAAAATTAGTTGCTTTTGAAATGCAAGAACGTGCGGTGCCAAGACACGATTACGAGATTGTGAATGCTTCAGGAAATGTAATCGGGATTGTAACTTCGGGAACGATGTCGCCATCTATGAATAAAGGAATTGGTTTGGGTTACGTAACTGTTGAAAACAGTGCTTTGGAAAGCGACATCTTTATCAGAATCCGTAAAAATGATGTTCCTGCCAAAGTGGTAAAATTGCCTTTTTACAAGAAATAA
- a CDS encoding NAD(P)H-hydrate dehydratase: protein MTNPIYINQKEILKRYKQPDKHTHKGIQGHALIIGGSYGKIGAVSLSAKACLKTGCGLVTVFIPKCGYDILQIANPEVMVLTDNQEKLISNITFDITPQAIGIGPGLGQEIKTQNAVHQFLKTNKIPLVIDADALNIVSQNKEWLSFVPPKTILTPHPKELERLIGKWYSEEEKMSKAISFSKQYQVIIVMKGAPTQIIDSETVYQNITGNAALATAGTGDVLTGMITSLLAQSYEPVSAAILGVYLHGLTADIALQETGYQSFIASDVIANIGKAFLSLEKLE from the coding sequence ATGACGAATCCCATTTACATCAACCAAAAAGAAATCCTGAAACGCTACAAACAGCCAGATAAGCATACTCACAAAGGAATTCAGGGACACGCTTTAATCATTGGCGGAAGTTATGGAAAAATAGGAGCAGTAAGTTTGTCTGCCAAAGCTTGTTTGAAAACCGGTTGCGGATTAGTCACCGTTTTTATTCCAAAATGCGGGTATGATATTCTGCAAATCGCCAATCCCGAAGTCATGGTTCTCACGGACAATCAGGAAAAACTAATCTCTAATATTACTTTTGACATAACACCACAAGCTATAGGAATTGGTCCCGGTTTAGGTCAGGAAATTAAAACCCAAAATGCAGTGCATCAGTTTTTAAAAACCAATAAAATTCCGCTAGTAATAGACGCTGATGCGTTGAATATTGTATCCCAAAACAAAGAATGGCTTTCTTTTGTACCGCCTAAAACAATCTTAACGCCACATCCCAAAGAACTGGAACGATTGATAGGGAAATGGTATTCCGAAGAGGAGAAAATGAGTAAAGCAATCTCTTTCTCTAAACAATATCAAGTTATAATCGTGATGAAAGGCGCGCCAACTCAAATCATCGATAGCGAAACTGTCTATCAAAACATCACCGGAAATGCTGCGCTTGCAACTGCGGGAACTGGCGATGTTTTGACGGGTATGATTACTAGTTTATTGGCACAATCCTATGAACCTGTTAGTGCCGCAATTCTTGGCGTGTATCTTCATGGTTTAACCGCTGATATCGCTTTACAGGAAACTGGCTATCAATCGTTTATTGCTTCAGATGTTATTGCGAATATTGGGAAAGCCTTTTTGAGTTTAGAAAAATTGGAGTAA
- a CDS encoding HipA family kinase, with protein sequence MEKTPHLRTVNVTRYITPLREGGSLPALAEADDDFKYVLKFKGAGHGVKALIAELIGGEIARVLKLKMPELVFANLDEAFGRSEADEEIQDLLQGSQGLNLALHYLSGAINFDPVVTLVDPKLASQIVWLDAFITNVDRTFRNTNMLIWHKELWLIDHGASLYFHHSWTNWEKHAQSPFALIKDHVLLPQASLLPETDEIFKKILTDDVLQNIVNLIPEDWLQWEDTDETPEAIREVYFQFLSIRLNHSEIFINEAQNAREALI encoded by the coding sequence ATGGAAAAAACACCCCATCTTAGAACCGTAAATGTTACGCGATACATCACTCCTTTGCGGGAAGGCGGTTCTTTGCCTGCGCTCGCTGAAGCCGATGATGATTTTAAATACGTATTGAAATTCAAAGGTGCCGGACACGGTGTAAAAGCCTTGATTGCCGAATTAATAGGCGGTGAAATTGCCCGTGTTTTAAAGTTAAAAATGCCGGAACTCGTTTTCGCAAATCTCGACGAAGCTTTTGGACGTTCAGAAGCTGATGAAGAAATTCAAGATTTACTTCAAGGCAGTCAAGGACTTAATTTGGCGTTGCATTATTTATCGGGAGCCATAAATTTTGATCCTGTTGTCACTTTGGTTGATCCAAAATTAGCGTCCCAAATTGTTTGGTTAGATGCTTTTATCACCAATGTCGACAGAACGTTTAGAAACACCAACATGTTGATTTGGCATAAAGAATTGTGGTTGATCGATCACGGTGCCAGTCTTTATTTTCATCATTCGTGGACCAATTGGGAAAAGCATGCACAAAGCCCTTTTGCATTGATTAAAGACCATGTATTGTTGCCTCAGGCCTCTTTGTTGCCAGAAACAGATGAGATATTCAAAAAAATATTGACTGACGATGTATTACAAAATATCGTGAATCTGATTCCAGAGGATTGGTTGCAATGGGAAGATACCGATGAAACTCCGGAAGCCATTCGAGAAGTCTATTTCCAGTTTTTATCCATACGTTTGAACCATTCCGAAATTTTTATAAACGAAGCACAAAATGCAAGAGAAGCACTTATATGA
- a CDS encoding DUF3037 domain-containing protein produces the protein MQEKHLYEYAVIRVVPRVEREEFLNVGIILFCKKAKFIKVLCSMNEAKLQLFSADLDLEQLHLNLQAFAKVAHGEKSGGPIAQFDIPSRFRWLTALRSSAIQTSRPHPGLCDDLEQTTQRLFEEMVL, from the coding sequence ATGCAAGAGAAGCACTTATATGAGTATGCCGTAATCCGGGTTGTGCCAAGGGTAGAACGCGAAGAATTCCTCAATGTGGGTATTATTCTCTTTTGCAAAAAAGCGAAGTTTATAAAAGTGCTTTGCTCGATGAATGAAGCTAAACTGCAACTATTCTCAGCCGATTTAGATCTAGAACAATTGCATTTAAATTTACAGGCATTTGCAAAAGTGGCGCATGGCGAAAAATCTGGTGGACCCATAGCGCAATTTGATATTCCATCGCGTTTTCGTTGGTTAACAGCACTTCGCAGTTCAGCTATTCAAACCTCAAGACCGCATCCGGGATTGTGTGATGATTTGGAACAAACAACGCAACGCTTGTTTGAAGAAATGGTATTGTAA
- a CDS encoding NAD(P)/FAD-dependent oxidoreductase yields MKKLVSIIGGGPAALILAALLDCQKFKVTIYEKNKTLGRKFLVAGKGGFNLTHSEPIAELIARYTPPHFLEKALLDFDNNDFRKWIDTIGIPTYIGSSKRVYPESGIKPITVLNAILDVLDKQGVAIQYQHTWKGWTSNHNIIFNTDTAIKSDYTIFAMGGGSWKVTGSDGTWLDLFERESIPIVPFQSSNCAYRVNWPEDFILEHEGSPLKNIAISCLNKRQKGEAVITRFGLEGNAIYALSPQIRKELENQQIATVFLDLKPTLRYDDLLQKIKKSTFKKTSETLQKEVKLSAAQIGLLKKYLSKETYLNPELLAQNIKKLSIEITGSALLNDAISTTGGIQLDVVDENFQLKNKKSNYCIGEMLDWDAPTGGYLLQACFSMGMHLARHLNSVS; encoded by the coding sequence GTGAAGAAATTAGTTTCAATTATTGGAGGAGGTCCCGCAGCACTTATACTCGCTGCATTACTCGATTGTCAAAAATTCAAGGTTACCATCTACGAGAAAAATAAAACACTGGGAAGGAAATTTCTGGTAGCGGGAAAAGGAGGATTTAACCTTACCCATTCGGAACCTATTGCTGAACTGATTGCGCGCTATACGCCACCCCATTTTCTGGAAAAAGCACTCCTTGATTTTGATAATAACGATTTTCGGAAATGGATTGATACCATCGGTATCCCAACATACATCGGCAGTAGCAAACGGGTATATCCTGAAAGTGGCATTAAACCCATAACAGTGCTCAATGCAATTCTGGATGTTCTCGATAAGCAAGGTGTTGCTATTCAATACCAACATACTTGGAAAGGTTGGACGAGCAACCATAATATTATTTTCAATACGGATACAGCAATAAAATCGGACTATACCATTTTTGCCATGGGCGGCGGGAGCTGGAAAGTCACCGGTTCTGATGGCACTTGGCTAGATTTATTCGAAAGGGAAAGTATTCCTATCGTTCCATTTCAATCTTCGAATTGTGCGTATCGTGTGAACTGGCCGGAAGATTTTATTTTGGAACATGAAGGCAGTCCGCTTAAAAATATCGCCATAAGCTGTTTGAATAAAAGACAAAAAGGCGAAGCGGTAATCACACGTTTCGGTTTAGAAGGAAATGCGATTTATGCTTTGAGTCCACAGATTAGAAAGGAATTGGAAAACCAACAGATAGCAACTGTATTTCTGGATTTGAAACCAACATTACGGTATGATGATTTACTTCAAAAGATCAAAAAATCAACCTTTAAAAAGACGAGCGAAACACTACAAAAAGAAGTTAAATTGAGTGCTGCGCAGATTGGTCTTTTGAAAAAATACCTTTCGAAAGAAACCTACCTGAATCCAGAATTATTAGCACAAAACATTAAAAAACTGAGTATCGAAATCACCGGCTCTGCCCTATTGAACGATGCAATATCTACAACAGGCGGTATTCAACTCGATGTGGTGGATGAAAATTTCCAACTAAAAAATAAAAAAAGCAATTATTGTATCGGTGAAATGCTGGACTGGGATGCGCCCACGGGCGGCTATCTCCTTCAGGCTTGCTTTAGTATGGGCATGCATCTTGCGCGTCACCTGAATAGCGTTTCTTAA
- a CDS encoding S10 family peptidase: MKKTVLSLLFVGFFTALHAQPSKTPTTPAAPKEESSAANLIFNPDSQVVTEHTTTIKGQKVPYKATTGTMPVWDEDGKAIAGLFYTYYERSDVKDRAARPLVISFNGGPGSASVWMQIAYTGPSLINIDDEGYPLQPYGIKENPYSILDVADIVFVNPVNTAYSRATSKEIPTTKFFGVNADIKYLADWINGFVSRANRWASPKYLIGESYGTTRVSGLALELQNSEWMYLNGVILVSPTELGITRGVASEAALKLPYFAATAWYHKMLPADLQNKDLTAMLPEVEDFTINELLPAMSKGGALDEQKRKEMAAKIARYSGLSEKVVLQNNLDVPYDYFWKELLRDQGFTVGRLDSRYKGIDRKAAGDGPDFNAELTSWLHSFTPAINMYLRNNLNYKTDFKYNMFGSVRPWDDSNDKTGENLRQAMAQNPYLHVMVQSGYYDGACDYFNSKYNMWQMDPSGRLKDRMSWKGYRSGHMMYLRKVDLETANEDIRQFIKQSLPKAGESAKY, from the coding sequence ATGAAAAAAACAGTACTATCCTTGCTCTTCGTTGGATTTTTTACCGCTTTGCATGCCCAACCTTCAAAAACACCCACAACTCCTGCCGCTCCAAAAGAAGAAAGTTCAGCCGCAAATCTTATTTTCAATCCGGATTCGCAAGTGGTGACGGAACATACTACAACTATCAAAGGTCAAAAAGTGCCTTACAAAGCCACCACTGGTACGATGCCGGTTTGGGACGAAGACGGAAAAGCTATAGCCGGTTTATTTTATACGTATTACGAACGCTCCGATGTAAAGGATCGTGCCGCACGTCCTTTGGTTATCTCCTTCAATGGAGGTCCAGGTTCGGCTTCGGTGTGGATGCAGATTGCCTACACCGGTCCAAGTTTAATTAATATTGATGATGAAGGCTATCCGTTACAGCCATATGGAATCAAGGAAAATCCATATTCGATCTTGGATGTTGCCGATATTGTTTTTGTAAATCCGGTCAATACCGCGTATTCAAGAGCAACGAGCAAAGAAATACCAACCACTAAATTCTTTGGTGTAAATGCCGACATTAAATACCTAGCCGATTGGATCAATGGATTTGTATCCAGAGCCAATCGTTGGGCTTCGCCAAAATATTTGATTGGTGAAAGCTACGGTACCACACGCGTTTCGGGATTGGCGCTAGAATTGCAAAACAGCGAGTGGATGTATCTGAACGGTGTTATTCTCGTATCGCCAACTGAATTGGGAATCACTCGCGGAGTCGCCTCTGAAGCGGCACTAAAACTGCCTTATTTTGCTGCTACGGCTTGGTATCACAAAATGCTGCCTGCTGATTTACAGAACAAAGATTTAACCGCCATGTTACCAGAAGTGGAAGACTTTACCATCAATGAGCTGCTACCCGCAATGAGCAAAGGTGGCGCATTAGACGAACAAAAAAGAAAAGAAATGGCCGCTAAAATAGCACGCTATTCCGGACTTTCGGAAAAAGTGGTTTTACAAAATAATTTAGATGTTCCTTATGATTATTTCTGGAAAGAATTATTGCGCGATCAAGGTTTTACCGTTGGAAGATTAGATTCCCGCTACAAAGGAATTGACCGTAAAGCGGCTGGAGACGGACCTGATTTTAATGCCGAACTTACTTCATGGCTCCACTCCTTTACTCCTGCCATCAATATGTACTTGCGCAATAATCTAAACTACAAAACGGACTTTAAATACAATATGTTTGGTTCTGTGAGACCTTGGGATGATTCCAATGATAAAACCGGAGAAAACCTGCGTCAAGCCATGGCACAAAATCCATATTTACATGTAATGGTTCAGTCCGGATATTATGACGGAGCCTGTGATTATTTCAACTCAAAATACAACATGTGGCAAATGGACCCAAGCGGAAGGCTAAAAGACAGAATGTCCTGGAAAGGCTATAGAAGCGGTCACATGATGTACTTAAGAAAAGTAGATTTGGAAACTGCCAACGAAGATATTAGACAATTTATAAAACAATCCCTGCCTAAAGCCGGAGAATCGGCGAAATATTAG